The stretch of DNA tatatattagaTAGATAAGAAAACTATCATATTGATAATTATTAGGGTACCGAGAGACATTAAGAATTTAGTTCCTCTGTCTAACAGCATCATTTTGCTGGGTTCCAAACAACATATAAGAAATTGGGGtgggaaaaaaagaaaagaaaaccacTATCGGGTGTGAAGCACAAGAGAAAATCGTCTCAGCTACGGTATTCAAGATTCAGAAATAAGTTATTTGGCCCCTAAGTTAACTACATCTCATTTCAACCAAAATATTCTACCACACGACACACAACCACGGCCGCAAGTTACAAACTTTGCTAGGTGGAGCAGCACCACTTCTACTCTCCGGTCACTCCAACTACTATGCATGATTACTCATTGAAATTCTATGGTTGGATCACGAATAAaggctgaaaaaaaaaagaaggtaaTAAAGGAATTGTTAAAGATATAGATCAACAGGAGTAAGAATCTAATCATGCAAGTCACTATAAATATCTTCGGATGAGTTTACTTACTGTGTCCACACTGACGGGTTTGCCATCTTCTGCAACGACCTCTACTATAGTTCCAGATTGGTCGGCCTAAAAAACACACCAGACACATTAGGAGAATAAATGAATGAGACTCCTAAATTTTTAGTAGTCTTTCTATTTCAAACAAAGTTTGTAGCGCAGATACAATGCTAAATTCAGTTTCATATGTTGCTTACTGTTTTAAGTATTGACAAGCATATCAAAAGAAACTACTAGTTctaatgataataaaaaaaaaacgaagGCAGAACACTCAGGCAACAAATTATTGCACCAGGAGAAGATATTTAAGAGCTTGTCTCATTTTTCTTTTATCAAACTTCATATATACAGATCTCCAGAGTTTCCTGAAATCCTTAACTTTATTGCACCAACAATTATTTCATTCGTCATACTTTTCATTTCATGGCCTCAATAATGCAGAAAGATTGTCAGATGAAGTTTATTTGCATAAATTGGAGTTCGAATGCCAAGCGAAATAAAACTTACTTCTATTTCATTCATCAGTTTCATGGCCTCAATGATGCACAAAACTTGTCCCTTCTGTACTTTGTCTCCAACCTGAAGAGAACTCTCAAGTAAGGCAACAAAGAATGATATAGAACAACACGAAAACAATTTGAAGCTTAATCAAACTTGAAATAGCACCCCTCAGGGGAGAATAGTGACCTTTACAAATGGAGGTTCACCGGGTCCAGGACTTCGGTAGAATGTCCCTGCCATTGGACATTTAAGTGGTGGAAGCGATGACTTTGTAGACTTGGGAGCCGCTGGTGCTGCAGGGGGTGGTGGAGAAGACACTAGAGCAGGTGCAGGTGCAGGAGCAGATGGAGCTGGTGGGGCCATAGCTGGAGGTAGTGCTTGATATGTAGCTgcaggaggaggaggaggaggtggCTGAGGTAACGCCTCTTTTTTCCGAATTACAACTTCACAGTCAAGCTGCTTCAATTTCAACTCTACAATATCTCGTGAGTCAACAAGCCTGAAACAAAGATAATAAATTATCCAATCAAATCTGCATAGCTGACTGCTGACTGAAGTAATTGATTTCAGAAAGCAATAAGATTTTATTCTCTCACTTTACAAGGCTTGCAACTTGACTAATAAACTCAGAGATTGATTCCTCCGTCGCCAAAACTGAAGAAGAAGGCTTGCTTGATGGTTTAGCATCTTTTCCTTTTGGGTGTTTTGGGTCTGACTTGTGTAAAGGAGGAGGTGCAGCATTGGAGGATCCATCCAAGGCAACCTTAAATGAAAGAAATGAGCCCGAGAGCGCATCCACCATGGAATGGAAATTTGAAAAAACATCCTCTAATGAAAGCCAATTGAAAAACCTTACCTCATTCAAGTGAGCTTTCACCACAGTGGAACAACTACGACTTGGCTGCAAACCCTATTATGAATACACAAGTTTCAACTTCCACAATCGATGCATACACCAATTACGACTTGAACgagattataataataataaaaaaaatcctaacaaacttaaatgaaatttaaaatctgTCTTAGACTCTTAATCCATGAAAGTTAAGAgtccattaaaaaaaaagatgaatatGAGATCTTTCCAAGTTTTTTAAATTTGGGCTTATTCAGTTGTTTGTCACCTATAAGTAAACGCCACACCATAGAATAAAGTGAACCACACGTCAATTGATCTAAACAAAATGCCAACAACTTTCTTCCTTTCTCAACCAGCAGAGTGCCAAAACAGCAGCTGGGCACTGTGATGTGTCAAACGACAGGCCGTACCATGCAGAGAGCAATTATTGATTTATTATCAATTTTCTTTTCGTTCTTGAATATTCTATCATCGTAATAACTTTCATAACGGTAGCCTTTTTTCAGTATAATTCCAAGTGAACAACCATATATGTTTTCCAagcttaaataatttaaataatcaaGCTCAAATCTGACGAAGATACCCCAATATTTCCAAAATCTAAGGATTACAATGtcaatcataataataataaacaaaatctCCTCTTAATTAAATTCTAACATTTTCCGAGCAGCCAAACAAGTGAAGAAAATCAAACATTATAGTAAATTCAAAGATCACTCCCTCCCTATACAtatgattagtcaattaatTACCTTGGTGGTGACGAATCGGAGCTTGGGCTTATGAGAGAGATGGAATGAGACCTTGGAAGGAGGGCAAGACCTGTAGGTATTGTGATGACAATGATGCAAAGTGGTGGATTTGGTCACAGCCGAAGCAGTCGCCAGAGAGGAAGACGCCATTGTTGTAGCAAGGGAGAGAAAAAGCAAGAAAGATAAGGGAAAATTGGAGAGAAGTGATTTGAAATGAGATGATtttgtagagagagagaggagagagagtgtgtgtgtTTTGGGGAGTCCGTCTGAGCTGTAAGGGAGCGAGTATAAGGGAGAGAGAGAGCCACTTCTCTGTGTTGGGGTCGATGAAACCAATGCCAATGTGATGtgagagagagtgtgtgtgcGTGTATGTGTGACGGTGCACGTAAAATTCCTGAACTACTCTCGATTTCTCAGCCACGTGTCCTATTTGATGGTTGACCTACTTTTGACTTAATCCAGTTAGAATCTACTGGATTGCTGCAGCACTCACTTTATAAACGGTCACGTGCCGTGTTATTACATTTTGTAAATTAAAATGGAAAATTTGAGTTTCTATGGACACTCTAATTAAACACGGTCTCCCCTAGAAATTAGAATATTTGGCAATACTacctaaattttatttattatgacgCGTTGCtacctaatttttatttatttatttttagctaAGTCAtccaaatttttaatttttaagtttagGTTAGTTAAGAAACAGTTAAATGTCAAATAATAAACTCCTCGATATATCATTTGTACTAGTAAACAAGTTGTGTTGTACTtgtgtatttataaaatttttaaattatatacctgaatattaattaaattataaaattttattaaataattttaaatatgttttaaaaatatatgaaaaaaataaaaaaaaatatataaataactctaaagattttcttttaaaaaaaaatcatcttacaatttcttgtattaaaaaaaaaaagcacacaaaaacatatttttaaatgtacataatagtaaaaaaaaattaaaaattaaacaatttttatACAAAATAGAAATCTAAAACAAAAAGAAGATAATAAATCTATAGAATAcccattatataattttaaaataatttttatcacCGTAACACACTTGTAGTCACCACTACATTTATAGTTGATATCATCATATTTCACTTGTAGCTACATTTTAAAGTTGATGTCATAATCATATCTAACTTGTAATcatcattaatatttttttaaataggtTTGATCtgtacataaaataaatcaaacaatTATTGATAAGTACTCATTTTTATACACAAGTGAATCATATTAAATAaactcaaaaaaatttaaaatatgcaaAACTAAAACCTATTAAAACAtccaaaaggaaaaaaaaaaacacaaaaataagtAGAAACAAGATGACGATAGGAGTGTTCATAAAATATCCAATCGAATATGTataattcaatccaatccagtccaatccGCAAATTGTGGATATTCACACTTGTGCAGATtgaattagatagaaaaatttgaaatccaaaaaaaaaaaaaaaatgaagatgaCGATAAGGATGttcataaaataatcaattcaatcCAAACGATCCACACTAATACAAAAAGGACTTTTAaaagcagttttttttttcaatcactgaaaaagaaaacaaaatcatTTCCATAgctaagaaggaaaaaaaaaatatatatcttgaAACCCCTTTAGAGGCGATTATTCGGTTATTTCAAAATAACTGCCTTTAAAGGGGTTGTTAACTTCTAAATGGACTTCAGCCCATAAGAACCTCACCAAAACTAAGAGATTGGCTAAGTGATGTCAACATATTACTTAGACATCAAACAATAAAAATCTGGAACGTTTTTTCACTTACCTAGCGTCCACGTTCACGTTAggatgtcaacctgggtgctgAACAACCTTCAGTAAAACACCCATAACATCCTCAATATTGATTCGATTGACACAATTCAACTTACGTTTTAAAGCTCTTTCAAGTTATATCTCACACCCATATTGCAAATTTGAAGATTTCAAGGCTAAAATTTGTGCGCAATGTTAGACCATAATATAGTATATGaaatacaacatatatatacGATATGAAATGCGAAAAATAAACTATAACCATATcgataatatatgcaatgaaagatcgatatacctccagcgattgatctttgagcttcaatccctacG from Cannabis sativa cultivar Pink pepper isolate KNU-18-1 chromosome 2, ASM2916894v1, whole genome shotgun sequence encodes:
- the LOC115720238 gene encoding biotin carboxyl carrier protein of acetyl-CoA carboxylase, chloroplastic; the protein is MGVLLKFRNFTCTVTHTRTHTLSHITLALVSSTPTQRSGSLSPLYSLPYSSDGLPKTHTLSLLSLSTKSSHFKSLLSNFPLSFLLFLSLATTMASSSLATASAVTKSTTLHHCHHNTYRSCPPSKVSFHLSHKPKLRFVTTKGLQPSRSCSTVVKAHLNEVALDGSSNAAPPPLHKSDPKHPKGKDAKPSSKPSSSVLATEESISEFISQVASLVKLVDSRDIVELKLKQLDCEVVIRKKEALPQPPPPPPPAATYQALPPAMAPPAPSAPAPAPALVSSPPPPAAPAAPKSTKSSLPPLKCPMAGTFYRSPGPGEPPFVKVGDKVQKGQVLCIIEAMKLMNEIEADQSGTIVEVVAEDGKPVSVDTPLFVIQP